One Turneriella parva DSM 21527 genomic region harbors:
- a CDS encoding BLUF domain-containing protein: MKRLTYISSFTRPLMASEVEEIGARSVKNNTRDGLTGVLFCFNNIFYQILEGPEDALNRCYARILKDNRHKDIFCLEVENNITVRQFGDWAMKTVRLDESSDSLIRPIRTMLNSLARTHYVLERYSPFEVLQGLQKGEDPLAWVLKTSEKTILFSDIFSSTTFAESLSSTEFERLLGIYYDIANRSVMENGGTVSKLTGDGLMAYFKASDTVHALSAAIEICRRLEDVRTSAPASDPAHYLYAGVGLCSGQVREGNIGSAAKFDYTLLGDSVNSAARLEGVSRKVNPLVIFDDSLLKHIDKPSTLKKLGLYQAKGKTENLSVYTVDYPYTSRNITIPDLKAAIAKFRTASSAA, encoded by the coding sequence ATGAAGAGATTGACTTACATTAGCAGCTTCACCCGGCCCCTTATGGCGAGTGAAGTCGAAGAGATCGGCGCTCGCTCGGTGAAGAACAACACGCGGGACGGCCTAACCGGCGTTTTGTTCTGCTTTAATAATATTTTCTACCAGATTCTCGAAGGGCCTGAAGATGCGTTGAACAGATGTTATGCGCGCATTCTGAAAGATAACCGGCATAAAGATATCTTTTGTCTTGAAGTTGAAAACAATATCACGGTCAGGCAGTTTGGCGACTGGGCGATGAAAACAGTTCGGCTCGATGAATCGAGTGATTCGTTAATCCGCCCTATACGCACGATGCTCAACTCACTCGCGCGTACGCATTACGTGCTCGAGCGCTACTCGCCATTCGAAGTTTTGCAGGGACTGCAGAAAGGTGAAGATCCGCTCGCCTGGGTGCTGAAGACCAGCGAGAAGACCATTCTGTTCTCTGATATTTTTTCTTCGACAACATTTGCCGAGAGTCTCTCGAGCACCGAGTTCGAGCGTCTTCTCGGCATCTATTACGACATCGCCAACCGCTCGGTGATGGAAAACGGCGGTACGGTCTCAAAGCTCACCGGCGACGGGCTGATGGCATATTTTAAAGCGAGCGACACGGTGCATGCGCTCAGCGCCGCGATTGAAATCTGCCGCCGCCTCGAAGATGTCAGAACGAGTGCGCCCGCAAGCGACCCGGCGCACTACCTCTATGCCGGTGTCGGCCTTTGCTCAGGCCAGGTGCGTGAGGGAAACATCGGTTCGGCGGCGAAATTCGACTATACTTTGCTCGGCGACTCGGTAAACTCTGCCGCAAGGCTCGAAGGTGTTTCGCGCAAAGTCAATCCGCTGGTGATTTTCGACGATTCGCTGCTGAAGCACATAGATAAACCGTCGACGCTGAAGAAGCTGGGTCTTTACCAGGCCAAAGGCAAAACGGAAAATTTGTCAGTCTATACGGTCGATTATCCATACACGAGCCGCAACATTACAATCCCCGACCTCAAAGCGGCGATTGCAAAGTTTCGCACCGCTTCGTCGGCAGCCTAG
- the flgE gene encoding flagellar hook protein FlgE: MMRTLYAGVSGLKNHQVRMDVIGNNISNVNTNGFKSERVNFQDMISQLMSGASEPRDNVGGVNPKQVGLGSMVASVDKLMHQGALQTTSKNTDLAISGEGFFVLADGSKKFYTRNGNFDVDKEGWLVNPANGMRLQGWNATKSSDGKPNVNTAADTENLKVPLFQKEPAKETSFVRFKSNLNSSVQAIPAGVSDADRVKMIMDADPAKRRGHITSMNVFDDQGVEHTLKVFMWKSDTNKWTASVAMQGAEQLSVDVTGSNGQNTEVAGNTRLTLGFSPDGRLTSVSDGADMRNQDNLNAKVSFRLAGNPAVKNIELRLGEAGQVDGITQFSSAFTTKAVEQDGYTMGYMEAFEINDTGMITGVYSNGARNILGQVALANFTNPEGLTKSGQNNFVESINSGNAIIGTSGIQGLGGINAGFLEMSNVDLADQFTDMIVTQRGFQANSRSITTADQMLQELLGLKR, encoded by the coding sequence ATGATGAGAACACTTTATGCCGGCGTTTCCGGCCTTAAGAACCACCAGGTGAGAATGGATGTTATCGGTAACAACATCTCAAACGTGAACACAAACGGCTTCAAGAGCGAGCGCGTAAACTTTCAGGACATGATATCACAACTCATGTCGGGCGCCTCTGAGCCGCGCGACAACGTCGGCGGTGTCAACCCCAAGCAGGTGGGCCTTGGCTCCATGGTAGCTTCTGTCGATAAGCTGATGCACCAGGGTGCGCTGCAGACCACTTCGAAAAACACCGACCTCGCGATTTCGGGCGAAGGTTTCTTTGTGCTCGCAGACGGCAGCAAAAAGTTTTATACGCGCAACGGCAATTTCGACGTCGACAAAGAAGGTTGGCTGGTTAACCCCGCGAACGGCATGCGCCTGCAGGGCTGGAACGCCACCAAATCGTCTGACGGCAAACCCAACGTCAACACAGCGGCTGACACAGAAAACCTGAAAGTGCCTCTTTTTCAGAAAGAACCGGCTAAAGAAACGAGCTTCGTACGCTTCAAGAGTAACCTGAATTCTTCGGTGCAGGCGATTCCCGCGGGTGTTTCTGACGCAGACCGCGTGAAAATGATCATGGATGCCGACCCGGCAAAACGCCGCGGCCATATTACCAGCATGAACGTTTTCGACGACCAGGGCGTAGAGCACACGCTGAAAGTATTCATGTGGAAATCTGACACCAATAAGTGGACTGCCTCGGTCGCGATGCAGGGCGCAGAGCAGCTTTCGGTCGATGTCACCGGGTCAAACGGTCAGAACACCGAAGTTGCGGGCAACACGCGCCTCACACTCGGCTTTTCACCCGACGGCAGACTAACATCGGTATCTGACGGCGCCGACATGCGCAACCAGGACAATCTCAACGCGAAAGTGAGCTTTCGTCTCGCCGGCAACCCTGCCGTCAAAAATATCGAGCTGCGTCTCGGCGAAGCCGGCCAGGTCGATGGTATTACGCAATTCTCGTCAGCCTTCACCACCAAAGCGGTTGAACAAGACGGCTATACCATGGGTTACATGGAAGCCTTTGAGATAAACGATACCGGTATGATTACCGGCGTCTACTCGAACGGTGCGCGCAACATTCTCGGTCAGGTTGCGCTTGCCAACTTCACGAACCCAGAAGGCCTCACAAAGTCTGGCCAGAACAATTTTGTCGAGTCGATCAACTCAGGTAATGCGATTATCGGCACTTCGGGAATTCAGGGGCTCGGCGGTATCAACGCCGGCTTTCTCGAAATGTCGAACGTCGACCTCGCGGACCAGTTTACCGACATGATCGTTACCCAAAGGGGATTTCAGGCGAACTCGCGCAGCATCACAACAGCCGACCAGATGCTGCAAGAGCTGCTAGGCCTGAAACGATAA
- a CDS encoding flagellar hook capping FlgD N-terminal domain-containing protein has product MPEVSLNPNQASGDAPQLTELLRNQRKMPVDRKGAPLPVRKSGYDALDKNSFLKLLVTQLSKQDPTNPMNDREFISQMAQFSSLEQMNNVANSMNKLRGTQANQLIGKMVEGKDFVTEKPVQGIVTTALYQPNGDVLLKVNGRFTKLDDITSVTEVTPVPNPTPSPSPQVWRGQQGQNQQNVSRETSEAASALTSAAKTVVQPPVAEPSAAQAAQAYETNQKAVNVSRETNGATAPVKAEAAPHKQQTKIEVPKGE; this is encoded by the coding sequence ATGCCTGAGGTTTCACTCAACCCAAATCAGGCATCTGGTGATGCGCCACAGCTGACAGAGCTGTTGCGCAACCAGCGCAAGATGCCCGTAGACCGCAAGGGTGCACCCCTGCCGGTGCGCAAGAGCGGTTATGACGCCCTGGACAAAAACAGCTTCTTAAAGCTGCTCGTTACGCAATTATCGAAGCAAGACCCCACTAACCCGATGAACGACCGTGAATTCATCTCGCAGATGGCGCAATTTTCTTCACTCGAGCAAATGAACAACGTCGCCAACTCGATGAACAAGCTGCGCGGCACACAGGCTAACCAGCTGATCGGCAAAATGGTTGAAGGCAAAGATTTTGTGACTGAGAAGCCGGTACAGGGCATCGTCACCACAGCCCTCTACCAACCGAACGGCGATGTTCTGCTGAAAGTGAATGGCCGCTTTACTAAACTCGATGATATTACTTCGGTAACCGAGGTGACTCCGGTGCCGAATCCCACCCCCAGCCCATCACCACAGGTGTGGAGAGGGCAGCAAGGCCAGAACCAGCAAAATGTTTCACGTGAAACAAGTGAAGCGGCGTCGGCATTAACCTCCGCCGCGAAGACAGTAGTTCAACCACCTGTCGCCGAACCGAGTGCTGCACAGGCTGCGCAGGCCTATGAAACCAATCAGAAAGCAGTGAATGTTTCACGTGAAACAAACGGTGCGACTGCCCCTGTGAAGGCCGAAGCTGCACCTCACAAACAACAGACTAAAATAGAAGTTCCAAAGGGAGAATAA
- a CDS encoding flagellar hook-length control protein FliK, which translates to MLSLNSVPDNKAQAREIAQPRPRGANSDEREARPDFQAMVVAAVQPAKIEQQPLRTKETGESYQQHAPKAESPAPAGNNGAVNEIKGDAINTPKAGHEAAKAETSEGEAKAKQPAAEASATTTAQTKKSSHDMLQALGLATLTARTTTAKAAEKAQPAELAQQTGGTLSAAARLQAVRAQTVTTTLNILQKAPDAILVQNDGLKRLSEKIGIGFLSKFAEKLNEKTPRSDGASTFRAESARDSHSQTASPMANKAGHNNSRSESEADAKNNQRGARNQTTRNVSRETSPPLSPPHAGGMSDGDIRDQNVMVSPSNHDITTTRQQSPVPSTGQAGLADAAANAHNAETIRAAVENPLMRPELVRQFNEVMTRAQVLVTDADNARFSVKLFPRELGRMEIDLKLVDGEMRGKIVVESEDVKNEMQNFLQNRENNQGEEATDLSKVSIEVRSESQNAQTSDSATDNAELLQNLVTRTASVLYEAVDVPQQKGNALYA; encoded by the coding sequence ATGCTTTCTCTGAATTCCGTACCCGACAACAAGGCACAGGCGCGCGAGATAGCGCAGCCGAGGCCACGCGGCGCCAACAGCGACGAACGCGAAGCACGCCCTGACTTTCAGGCCATGGTCGTTGCTGCTGTTCAGCCGGCCAAAATCGAGCAACAGCCGCTGCGCACCAAAGAAACCGGAGAGTCGTACCAACAGCATGCGCCTAAGGCCGAATCTCCCGCCCCGGCCGGCAATAATGGTGCTGTAAACGAAATCAAGGGCGACGCGATCAATACTCCCAAAGCGGGCCATGAAGCTGCGAAAGCCGAAACCAGCGAAGGCGAAGCGAAGGCCAAACAACCTGCCGCTGAAGCCAGCGCCACAACCACAGCCCAAACGAAGAAATCATCGCATGACATGCTGCAGGCACTGGGCCTTGCAACATTGACTGCGCGCACAACGACTGCGAAAGCGGCAGAGAAGGCACAACCTGCCGAACTCGCGCAGCAGACGGGCGGCACACTCTCAGCCGCAGCGCGTCTGCAGGCGGTACGCGCACAAACTGTGACGACTACGCTCAACATTTTACAAAAGGCTCCCGACGCTATTCTGGTGCAGAACGACGGCCTCAAGCGCCTCAGCGAAAAGATTGGCATCGGCTTCTTGAGCAAGTTTGCCGAGAAGCTCAACGAAAAGACCCCGCGCAGCGACGGCGCTTCAACCTTTCGCGCCGAGTCAGCTCGTGATTCACACAGCCAGACAGCAAGCCCCATGGCCAACAAAGCCGGCCATAATAACAGCCGCAGCGAAAGCGAAGCGGATGCAAAAAACAACCAACGCGGTGCGCGTAACCAGACAACACGCAATGTTTCACGTGAAACCTCCCCCCCTCTTTCCCCCCCGCATGCGGGGGGGATGTCAGATGGGGACATCAGAGACCAAAATGTCATGGTGAGCCCGTCGAACCATGACATCACTACAACCCGCCAGCAAAGCCCTGTTCCATCCACAGGCCAGGCCGGTCTCGCCGACGCGGCAGCAAACGCCCACAATGCCGAAACAATTCGCGCAGCAGTGGAAAATCCTCTAATGCGCCCTGAACTCGTACGCCAGTTCAACGAGGTCATGACGCGAGCCCAGGTTCTCGTTACCGACGCCGACAACGCAAGGTTTTCCGTTAAACTTTTTCCCCGTGAGCTCGGCCGCATGGAAATTGATCTGAAGCTCGTCGACGGTGAAATGCGCGGCAAGATTGTCGTTGAAAGCGAAGACGTGAAGAACGAGATGCAGAACTTTCTGCAGAACCGCGAAAATAATCAGGGTGAAGAGGCAACAGACCTCAGCAAGGTAAGTATCGAGGTGCGCAGCGAGAGCCAGAACGCTCAAACCTCTGACAGCGCCACAGATAACGCAGAGCTGTTGCAGAATCTTGTAACCCGCACAGCGTCTGTGCTCTATGAGGCCGTAGACGTGCCGCAACAAAAAGGTAACGCACTGTATGCCTGA
- a CDS encoding RluA family pseudouridine synthase, whose product MRIETREIVVHESDHGKRLDAYLAEKYSQFSRTQWQNRIDEQNVTVSGLPARGSRRLQSGEAVAFRYPLRDEPEVNAEIATIAEDENFLVVNKPPGLPVHPSGIYKEQTLTALLVKRGILETPHPLHRLDRETSGVLIMAKNRKAAAVFQKTLRSGEIDKQYLVAVEGTWAETIDATGFLYRLPGSLLPRQRFFSYEHPAAEATEVQTSRTVFEPFRQAPGMSLVRAKLYTGRMHQIRATVHSLGYPVVGDKLYGVDANLYFRFVDDEMTPADWQRLRIDRSALHCAQMVLKHPFTGSHWQLTAPLPSDIANLFPL is encoded by the coding sequence ATGCGCATAGAAACGCGCGAGATCGTTGTACACGAATCGGATCACGGTAAGCGCCTCGACGCTTATCTGGCTGAAAAATACAGCCAGTTTTCGCGCACGCAGTGGCAGAACCGTATTGATGAGCAGAATGTCACAGTCTCTGGCCTACCGGCGCGGGGTTCACGCCGCCTGCAGTCGGGCGAAGCGGTGGCGTTTCGCTACCCGCTGCGCGACGAGCCCGAAGTCAACGCAGAGATTGCCACCATCGCCGAAGACGAAAATTTTCTCGTGGTGAACAAGCCGCCGGGTTTACCCGTACACCCATCGGGAATTTACAAGGAGCAGACGCTCACGGCGCTGCTCGTGAAACGCGGTATACTCGAAACTCCGCACCCGTTACATCGGCTCGACCGCGAGACAAGCGGTGTGCTCATTATGGCAAAGAACCGAAAGGCCGCTGCCGTCTTTCAAAAAACCCTGCGATCGGGCGAGATCGATAAACAGTACCTGGTAGCAGTCGAGGGCACCTGGGCAGAGACGATAGACGCGACGGGCTTTCTCTATCGCCTACCCGGCTCTTTGCTGCCCCGGCAGCGATTCTTCTCTTATGAACACCCCGCCGCAGAAGCAACTGAAGTACAGACGTCGCGCACCGTATTTGAGCCCTTTCGCCAGGCACCAGGTATGTCGCTGGTCAGGGCGAAGCTATATACCGGCCGCATGCACCAGATCAGGGCAACGGTTCACTCATTGGGGTACCCGGTTGTTGGCGACAAACTCTATGGTGTGGATGCAAATCTGTACTTTCGCTTCGTCGACGACGAGATGACGCCCGCAGACTGGCAGAGACTGCGCATCGACCGCTCAGCGCTTCACTGTGCACAGATGGTGCTGAAGCACCCCTTCACCGGCAGCCATTGGCAGCTCACCGCTCCGCTACCATCAGATATTGCGAACCTGTTTCCCCTTTAG
- a CDS encoding SH3 domain-containing protein, which yields MRKANWLVFICAPLLAASACKKGGAAGDAGDAIPATSIVTSPDLKMRIAPNTTAVEIAKLSRGEVVKIVQRSADSVQVGKLNAHWYKVTNSAGLTGWVYGAHLAVESNDGDAKGAIEQAEKKLKTALLGRWDAAKITGALTAYFVTLTPDGQIEFGNNRKGLQYGKYEITFVDGAAIVNVTDIQKPLMTDLKAKMVGETLVFTTTLNGGEYKLNLSEKDPELFRDQEKKKAAGASPTTP from the coding sequence ATGCGAAAAGCAAATTGGTTGGTATTTATTTGCGCTCCGCTGCTCGCGGCGTCGGCCTGCAAAAAGGGCGGTGCAGCTGGTGACGCCGGTGATGCGATACCCGCAACCTCGATCGTGACTTCGCCCGATCTAAAGATGCGCATTGCCCCCAACACGACAGCCGTTGAAATTGCAAAGTTGTCGCGCGGCGAAGTGGTGAAAATCGTTCAGCGCAGCGCCGACAGCGTTCAGGTTGGTAAGCTCAACGCGCATTGGTATAAAGTGACCAATAGCGCAGGGTTAACCGGATGGGTCTATGGCGCGCACCTCGCTGTCGAATCCAATGACGGCGACGCAAAAGGCGCCATAGAACAGGCGGAGAAAAAGCTGAAAACCGCGCTGCTCGGCCGCTGGGATGCCGCCAAAATCACAGGCGCGCTCACCGCTTATTTCGTCACACTCACGCCCGACGGCCAGATCGAGTTTGGCAATAACCGCAAAGGGCTGCAGTACGGCAAATACGAGATTACCTTTGTTGATGGCGCCGCGATCGTCAATGTGACGGATATCCAGAAGCCACTCATGACTGATCTGAAGGCAAAAATGGTCGGTGAAACTCTGGTCTTCACCACGACTCTGAATGGTGGCGAATACAAGCTGAACCTTTCAGAAAAAGACCCTGAACTTTTTCGCGATCAGGAGAAAAAGAAGGCAGCCGGCGCTTCGCCGACAACGCCCTGA
- a CDS encoding pseudouridine synthase, producing MKPDADVGGDSSGKIRIGKLLARAGLVSRRGAAEFLVAHDVRIDGNRVHDLNFYVDEQTLGTHLLSVDGKPVTLQAAAEVLLFHKPRGLVCSHKHQKERGKELRTIFDALPREYAAWFFAGRLDVNSEGLMVLSNDGDHIYALSHPSQRVLKKYRVQTTRPLSPAEMSRCLKGIIDKGEKLKFEKMTPGTVPAEYEVWLREGKNREIRRLIERLGVFIRKLVRLELGPYQLGTMAPGAYQLVAKIDPHASA from the coding sequence ATGAAGCCCGATGCTGACGTGGGCGGAGACTCTTCAGGGAAGATACGCATTGGCAAACTGCTGGCGAGGGCGGGGCTCGTTTCACGGCGCGGGGCTGCAGAATTTCTTGTGGCTCATGATGTGCGCATTGACGGCAATCGTGTTCACGATCTGAATTTCTATGTCGACGAACAAACGCTGGGGACGCACCTACTTTCCGTAGACGGTAAGCCGGTTACCCTTCAGGCAGCCGCAGAAGTCTTATTGTTCCACAAGCCGCGCGGGCTTGTCTGTTCGCACAAACACCAAAAAGAGCGGGGCAAAGAGCTGCGCACGATCTTTGATGCCTTACCGCGCGAGTACGCAGCCTGGTTCTTTGCCGGTCGGCTCGATGTGAACTCAGAGGGGCTAATGGTGCTCTCAAACGACGGTGACCATATCTATGCGCTCAGCCACCCGTCGCAGCGCGTACTGAAAAAATACCGCGTGCAGACAACGAGGCCGTTATCCCCGGCTGAAATGAGTCGCTGCTTAAAGGGCATCATCGACAAGGGCGAAAAACTCAAATTCGAAAAAATGACCCCCGGCACCGTACCGGCCGAATACGAGGTCTGGCTGCGTGAAGGCAAGAACAGGGAGATCAGGCGGCTCATTGAAAGGCTGGGTGTGTTTATACGCAAACTCGTCAGGCTCGAACTGGGCCCGTATCAGCTCGGCACAATGGCACCCGGTGCCTACCAACTCGTGGCAAAGATAGATCCTCATGCATCTGCTTAA
- a CDS encoding alpha-ketoacid dehydrogenase subunit beta, with translation MADVTVREALNQALAEELERDPNVFLIGEEVGHYNGAYKVSQGLLAKFGDGRVIDTPIAEAGFAGLAIGAAMAGLRPIVEFMTWNFSLVAIDQVLNNAAKMHLMSGGQFNMPIVFRAPQGAGGSLSAQHSSTIENFYTYTPGLIVVSPSTPGDMRGMLKTAVRSDNPVIFLEHEKIYAIKGELDEPENADYLVPFGKARVVREHADAQLTIICWSLTVHLVSDAAKQLSEQGIEVDVMDLRSLKPFDSEAVMAAVAKTHRVLIVQEATPVASYGTWLAHQIQELAFDELDAPVKVLSSDDVPMPYTFGLEPQVLPNVDRIIAAAKEVVR, from the coding sequence ATGGCCGACGTAACCGTAAGGGAGGCATTGAACCAGGCGCTCGCCGAAGAACTCGAGCGCGACCCGAATGTATTCTTGATCGGTGAAGAGGTTGGCCACTACAATGGCGCCTACAAGGTTTCACAGGGTTTGCTTGCAAAGTTCGGCGATGGCCGTGTCATTGATACTCCCATAGCCGAAGCCGGTTTTGCCGGGCTCGCAATTGGCGCGGCGATGGCGGGCCTGCGGCCAATCGTCGAATTTATGACCTGGAATTTTTCATTGGTCGCAATCGATCAGGTTCTCAATAATGCGGCGAAAATGCACCTGATGTCGGGCGGGCAATTCAACATGCCGATCGTCTTTCGCGCACCTCAGGGAGCGGGCGGTAGTCTGAGCGCGCAGCATTCGTCGACTATCGAGAATTTTTATACGTATACACCCGGGCTGATTGTCGTATCACCTTCGACGCCGGGAGACATGCGCGGTATGCTCAAGACCGCGGTGCGTAGCGATAACCCGGTCATCTTTCTCGAGCACGAAAAAATTTATGCAATTAAAGGTGAGCTCGATGAACCGGAAAATGCCGACTACTTGGTGCCATTCGGTAAAGCGCGGGTGGTTCGTGAGCATGCAGATGCGCAGCTGACGATCATTTGTTGGTCGCTCACCGTGCATTTAGTGAGCGATGCCGCAAAGCAGCTCAGCGAGCAGGGTATCGAAGTCGACGTAATGGACTTACGCAGCCTTAAGCCCTTCGATTCAGAAGCGGTGATGGCAGCCGTGGCGAAGACGCACCGTGTGCTGATCGTGCAAGAGGCGACTCCAGTTGCCTCATATGGCACCTGGCTGGCGCACCAGATTCAGGAGCTTGCCTTCGACGAGCTCGATGCGCCGGTCAAGGTGTTGTCTTCTGATGATGTGCCTATGCCGTATACGTTTGGTCTTGAGCCTCAGGTCTTGCCTAATGTGGATAGGATTATTGCGGCCGCAAAAGAAGTCGTTCGCTAA
- the def gene encoding peptide deformylase — MAVKPVLTIQDERLYKVSEPVKKFDRDLRDLVRDMFDSMASEGGVGLAAVQIGILKRVLVIDLVEKGFIKGAFINPRVIEASDEMQDGEEGCLSVPGLSAELKRPRWVKIGYQDLSGNEKTVEGEMLLARAFLHEMDHLDGKVFVDQLEPAIHKMLAGDVALIKQGKSIEHPAEPKYRNRKKTA, encoded by the coding sequence GTGGCAGTAAAACCTGTACTCACAATTCAAGATGAGCGCCTTTATAAGGTCTCTGAACCCGTGAAGAAATTCGACCGCGACCTGCGCGACCTGGTTCGCGACATGTTCGATTCCATGGCGTCCGAGGGCGGCGTTGGGCTCGCCGCCGTTCAAATCGGTATACTCAAACGCGTGCTGGTAATCGACCTCGTGGAAAAGGGCTTCATTAAAGGTGCCTTTATCAATCCGCGGGTTATTGAAGCCTCAGATGAGATGCAAGACGGCGAAGAGGGATGTCTCTCTGTACCAGGGCTTTCCGCTGAACTGAAACGGCCGCGCTGGGTAAAGATTGGTTACCAAGACCTCAGTGGCAATGAAAAGACTGTCGAAGGTGAAATGTTGCTGGCCCGGGCATTCTTACACGAGATGGATCATCTGGACGGTAAGGTCTTTGTAGACCAACTCGAGCCAGCGATCCATAAGATGCTGGCAGGCGACGTTGCTTTGATTAAGCAGGGAAAATCCATAGAACACCCTGCTGAACCCAAGTACAGAAACCGCAAGAAAACGGCTTGA
- the sucD gene encoding succinate--CoA ligase subunit alpha: MAVLITEKTRIIVQGITGKEGSFHTGQMLEYNTKAKVVGGVTPGKGGQKSEHGLPIFNSVKEAVEKEQANAAVIFVPPPFAADAILEGITAGLDLVICITEGIPVRDMSRIVDFIRNSKTVVVGPNCPGVITPGVGKMGIMPGFIHKPGTIGVVSRSGTLTYESVHQLSQVGLGQSTCIGIGGDPIIGLPHLKAVKLLADDPGTEGIVMIGEIGGSAEEEAAEYIKQHVKKPVVGFIAGQTAPPGRRMGHAGAIISGSAGTAQTKMKAMKDAGIHVCESPAEIGATMKRALGK, encoded by the coding sequence ATGGCAGTTCTTATTACAGAAAAGACCCGCATCATCGTGCAGGGCATTACCGGCAAAGAGGGCTCGTTTCACACCGGCCAAATGCTCGAATACAACACGAAGGCAAAGGTCGTTGGCGGAGTTACCCCAGGCAAAGGCGGGCAGAAGTCTGAACACGGTCTGCCGATTTTCAATAGTGTCAAAGAAGCGGTCGAGAAAGAGCAGGCGAACGCCGCAGTTATCTTCGTACCACCACCCTTCGCGGCCGATGCGATACTTGAAGGCATCACCGCCGGTCTTGATCTCGTGATCTGTATCACAGAAGGCATTCCCGTGCGTGATATGTCTCGCATTGTGGATTTCATCCGCAACAGCAAGACGGTCGTCGTGGGGCCAAATTGCCCCGGCGTAATTACTCCCGGCGTCGGCAAAATGGGCATTATGCCCGGCTTTATCCACAAACCGGGTACGATTGGCGTGGTATCGCGCTCAGGCACACTCACATACGAATCCGTACACCAGTTGAGCCAGGTAGGCCTCGGCCAGAGCACTTGTATTGGTATCGGGGGCGATCCGATCATCGGTCTGCCACACCTTAAAGCCGTGAAGCTGCTTGCGGATGACCCAGGTACTGAAGGCATTGTCATGATCGGTGAAATCGGCGGCAGTGCCGAAGAAGAGGCTGCGGAATACATTAAGCAGCATGTTAAGAAGCCAGTCGTCGGCTTTATCGCGGGTCAAACCGCCCCTCCTGGCCGCCGTATGGGCCATGCAGGTGCGATCATTTCGGGGTCGGCTGGCACTGCGCAGACGAAGATGAAGGCGATGAAAGATGCGGGCATACACGTGTGCGAGTCGCCAGCCGAGATTGGCGCAACCATGAAACGCGCTTTGGGCAAATAA
- the rpsU gene encoding 30S ribosomal protein S21 yields MQKLADISQHFSNGIELRDNEPVEGAIKKFKREVANSGILTELKKREYFEKPSVIKKRERDQAERKRFRKRNIYNEA; encoded by the coding sequence GTGCAAAAACTAGCAGACATTTCTCAACACTTCAGCAACGGCATAGAGTTGCGTGATAACGAACCCGTAGAAGGTGCGATCAAGAAATTCAAACGTGAAGTCGCAAACTCGGGTATTTTGACCGAGCTGAAAAAGCGTGAATATTTCGAAAAGCCGAGCGTCATCAAGAAACGTGAACGCGACCAGGCTGAGCGCAAGCGTTTCCGCAAGCGCAATATCTACAACGAAGCATAA